One Diadema setosum chromosome 8, eeDiaSeto1, whole genome shotgun sequence genomic window carries:
- the LOC140232304 gene encoding uncharacterized protein has protein sequence MSEDKPADYGAPPPYAPPTGDAAAQMAYPPPAPGFNPGVYPPQQPGVDMPMQPPPPHLQQQMAVAPPPQTITVTTHQAPPATTMVAFIDQCPNCKMGNLQEQFTPFGILCAIFFFPFGIICCLMSRHKICPVCGTIYHGR, from the exons ATGTCGGAAGACAAACCCGCCGACTACGGAGCTCCCCCTCCGTACGCTCCACCCACCGGCGATGCAGCAGCTCAGATGGCCTACCCTCCTCCAGCTCCAGGATTCAATC CCGGTGTCTACCCGCCCCAGCAACCGGGAGTTGACATGCCCATGCAGCCACCGCCGCCGCACCTGCAGCAGCAGATGGCTGTGGCGCCGCCTCCTCAGACGATTACGGTGACGACTCACCAAGCACCACCGGCGACCACCATGGTCGCCTTCATCGACCAGTGTCCCAACTGCAAGATGGGAAACCTGCAGGAGCAGTTCACGCCCTTTGGCATCCTCTGCGCCATCTTCTTTTTCCCGTTCGGGATCATTTGCTGCCTCATGTCAAGACACAAGATATGCCCCGTGTGTGGCACCATCTATCACGGACGCTAG
- the LOC140231652 gene encoding dynein axonemal light chain 4-like, whose protein sequence is MEDQQEGKKDEKETDYRRLQSYPLIRHSDMNEEMRTETMELCVTACEKFSSNNETAAKMIKDAMDKKFGSSWHAVVGEGYGFEITHEVKNLLYMFFGGNMAVTVWKCS, encoded by the exons ATGGAAGATCaacaagaaggaaagaaagacgAAAAGGAGACCGATTACAGAAGGCTTCAAAGTTATCCTCTCATTCGG CACTCTGATATGAACGAGGAAATGAGGACAGAAACCATGGAGTTGTGTGTCACAGCCTGCGAAAAGTTCTCTTCAAACAACGAG ACTGCAGCAAAGATGATCAAGGACGCGATGGACAAGAAGTTTGGCTCGTCATGGCACGCCGTCGTCGGCGAGGGCTACGGCTTTGAGATCACGCACGAGGTGAAAAACCTGCTCTACATGTTCTTTGGAGGCAACATGGCCGTGACGGTATGGAAGTGCTCATAG